The proteins below come from a single Fusobacterium nucleatum genomic window:
- the fusA gene encoding elongation factor G yields MKVFTTENIRNISLLGHRGSGKTTLVESILYVKDYIKRKGDVENGTTVSDFDKEEIRRIFSINTSLIPVEHNDVKLNFLDTPGYFDFVGEVVSALRVSASAVLVLDATAGVEVGTEKAWKLLEERKLPRIIFVNKMDKGYVNYPKLLAELKEKFGKKIAPFCIPIGEKDEFKGFVNVVDMVGRVFNGKECVDTPIPDDIDVSEVRNLLFEAIAETDEVLMDKYFAGEEFTKEEIVKGLHKGVVNGDIVPVMVGSAQQNIGIHTLLNYLELYMPCPTELFSGQRIGEDPTTQQEKVVKISSENPFSAIVFKTLVDPFIGKISFFKVNSGTIKKETEVFNPKKNKKERIAQILTMQGNKQIELDELRAGDIGATTKLQFTQTGDTLCDKNFPVVFNKIRFPKPNIYSGVLPADKNDDEKLSTAIQRVMEEDPTFIMNRNYETKQLLIGGQGEKHLYIILCKIKNKFGVHAELEDVIVSYRETILGKSEVEGKHKKQSGGAGQYGDVFIRFEHSDKDFEFIDEIKGGVVPRNYIPAVEKGLIEAKEKGVLAGYPVINFKATLYDGSYHPVDSNDLSFKLAAILAFKAGMEKAKPVLLEPFVRMEIRIPEEYMGDVMGDLNKRRGRVLGMDHTETGEQLLLAEVPEAEILKYSIDLRALTQGRGEFEYEFARYEEVPENISKRIIEERNKDK; encoded by the coding sequence ATGAAAGTTTTTACCACAGAAAATATTAGAAATATCTCTCTATTAGGACATAGAGGCTCTGGAAAGACTACACTTGTAGAGTCTATCCTTTATGTTAAGGATTATATCAAGAGAAAAGGAGATGTAGAAAATGGAACTACTGTTTCAGATTTTGACAAGGAAGAAATCCGTAGAATTTTCTCAATAAACACATCTTTAATTCCAGTTGAACACAATGATGTTAAACTTAATTTTCTTGATACACCAGGATATTTTGATTTTGTTGGAGAAGTAGTGTCAGCGTTAAGAGTATCTGCTTCTGCTGTACTTGTTTTAGATGCAACAGCTGGAGTGGAAGTTGGAACTGAAAAAGCATGGAAGCTACTTGAAGAAAGAAAATTGCCTAGAATTATTTTTGTAAATAAAATGGATAAGGGTTATGTAAATTATCCAAAACTTTTAGCTGAATTAAAGGAAAAATTTGGTAAAAAAATTGCTCCTTTCTGTATTCCTATTGGGGAAAAAGATGAGTTTAAAGGATTTGTAAATGTTGTAGATATGGTAGGAAGAGTATTTAATGGTAAGGAATGTGTAGATACTCCTATTCCAGATGACATAGATGTTAGTGAAGTTAGAAATCTATTATTTGAGGCTATTGCTGAAACTGATGAAGTTTTAATGGATAAATATTTTGCTGGAGAAGAATTTACAAAAGAGGAAATAGTGAAAGGACTACATAAAGGAGTAGTTAATGGAGATATAGTTCCTGTTATGGTTGGTTCTGCTCAACAAAATATAGGAATACACACTTTGTTAAATTATTTAGAATTATATATGCCTTGCCCAACTGAATTATTTAGTGGTCAAAGAATAGGAGAAGATCCAACAACTCAACAGGAAAAAGTTGTAAAAATATCTTCTGAAAATCCATTCTCTGCAATAGTTTTTAAAACTTTGGTTGACCCATTTATTGGGAAAATTAGTTTCTTTAAAGTAAATTCAGGAACTATTAAGAAAGAAACAGAAGTATTTAACCCTAAGAAAAATAAAAAAGAAAGAATTGCTCAAATTTTAACAATGCAAGGAAATAAACAAATAGAACTTGATGAATTGCGTGCAGGAGATATAGGAGCAACAACTAAATTACAATTTACCCAAACTGGTGATACTTTATGTGATAAAAACTTCCCAGTTGTATTTAATAAAATAAGGTTCCCTAAACCAAATATTTATTCAGGTGTATTACCAGCCGATAAAAATGATGATGAAAAATTAAGTACAGCAATACAAAGAGTTATGGAAGAAGATCCAACATTTATTATGAATAGAAACTATGAAACAAAACAATTATTAATAGGTGGACAAGGAGAAAAACATTTATACATAATTTTGTGTAAGATAAAAAATAAATTTGGTGTTCATGCTGAATTAGAGGATGTTATAGTTTCTTATCGTGAAACTATACTTGGAAAATCAGAAGTTGAAGGAAAACATAAAAAACAATCTGGTGGAGCAGGTCAATATGGAGATGTATTCATAAGGTTTGAACATTCTGACAAAGATTTTGAATTTATAGATGAAATCAAAGGAGGGGTTGTTCCTAGAAACTATATTCCTGCTGTTGAAAAAGGACTTATAGAGGCTAAGGAAAAAGGAGTTCTAGCAGGATATCCTGTTATAAATTTCAAAGCAACTCTATATGATGGAAGCTATCACCCAGTTGATTCTAATGATTTATCATTTAAGTTAGCAGCTATCCTTGCTTTTAAAGCTGGAATGGAAAAGGCTAAACCTGTTCTTTTAGAACCATTTGTAAGAATGGAAATTAGAATCCCAGAAGAATATATGGGAGATGTAATGGGAGATTTGAACAAGAGAAGGGGTAGAGTTTTAGGTATGGATCACACTGAAACTGGTGAACAACTTCTACTTGCAGAAGTTCCAGAGGCAGAAATATTAAAATACTCTATTGATTTAAGAGCTTTAACACAAGGTAGAGGGGAATTTGAATATGAATTTGCAAGATATGAAGAAGTTCCTGAAAATATTTCTAAGAGAATTATAGAAGAAAGAAATAAAGATAAATAA
- a CDS encoding ferredoxin family protein: MKKMTIEDKLGLNVFHVDEENSHIDVDKNYTDETEIRKLLLACPAECYKYIDGKLSFSHLGCLECGTCRVLSHGKIVKSWKHPIGEVGVTFRQG, from the coding sequence ATGAAGAAGATGACAATAGAAGATAAACTTGGATTAAATGTTTTTCATGTTGATGAAGAAAATTCCCATATTGATGTAGATAAAAATTATACAGATGAAACAGAAATTAGAAAATTATTATTGGCTTGTCCAGCAGAATGCTATAAATATATTGATGGAAAATTAAGTTTTAGCCATTTAGGTTGTTTAGAATGTGGAACTTGTAGAGTGCTTTCACATGGAAAAATTGTAAAATCTTGGAAACATCCAATTGGAGAAGTAGGAGTTACTTTTAGACAAGGATAA
- a CDS encoding FAD-dependent oxidoreductase yields MSEEKFDAIIVGGGLAGCSAAIVLANAGLAVLVVERGDFCGAKNMTGGRLYGHSLEKIIPNFAEEAPIERKITREKISLMSEDSSFDIGFGSKKLSSNNENASYTVLRSTFDRWLASKAEEAGAEIIPGILVDELIVEDGKVVGVSATGEELYADVVILADGVNSLLAQSLGMKKELEPHQVAVGAKEVIKLGEDVINQRFAVNNGEGVAWLSCGDPTLGGFGGGLLYTNKDSVSVGVVATLSDIGHSDLSINQLLDRFKEHPAIAPYLEGGTSIEYSGHLVPEEGLHMVPELYRDGVLITGDAAGFCINLGFTVRGMDFAIESGRLAAEAVIKAHEIGDFSAATLSYYKKLIDSSFIMEDLNQYKGFPTLLGRREIFEGLPAMVDDIATKAFTVDGKQGQSLMMYVIHSVAEHTTAAKLVDFVTTVLEAF; encoded by the coding sequence ATGAGCGAAGAAAAATTTGATGCCATAATCGTAGGTGGCGGTTTGGCAGGTTGCTCTGCAGCTATTGTTCTTGCAAATGCTGGACTTGCAGTTCTTGTAGTGGAAAGAGGAGATTTTTGTGGAGCAAAAAATATGACAGGTGGTCGTCTTTATGGACACAGTCTTGAAAAAATTATTCCAAACTTTGCAGAGGAAGCTCCCATTGAAAGAAAGATAACAAGAGAAAAAATTTCTTTAATGAGTGAAGATAGTTCTTTTGATATAGGGTTTGGATCTAAAAAGTTAAGTTCAAATAACGAAAATGCTTCTTATACAGTGCTTCGTTCTACATTTGATAGATGGTTAGCTTCCAAAGCAGAAGAAGCAGGAGCAGAAATTATTCCTGGAATTTTAGTAGATGAACTTATTGTAGAAGATGGAAAAGTAGTAGGAGTTTCTGCAACAGGGGAAGAACTATATGCAGATGTAGTTATTCTTGCAGATGGAGTAAATTCTCTTTTAGCACAAAGTTTAGGTATGAAAAAAGAATTAGAACCTCATCAAGTAGCTGTTGGAGCAAAAGAAGTTATTAAATTAGGAGAAGATGTTATTAATCAGCGTTTTGCTGTAAATAATGGAGAAGGAGTAGCTTGGCTTTCTTGTGGAGACCCTACCTTAGGTGGATTTGGAGGAGGATTACTTTATACTAATAAAGATAGTGTTTCTGTTGGAGTTGTTGCTACTTTAAGTGATATTGGACATAGTGATTTATCTATCAATCAATTATTGGATAGATTTAAAGAACACCCTGCTATTGCTCCATATTTAGAAGGAGGAACTTCTATTGAATATTCAGGTCATTTAGTTCCAGAAGAAGGACTTCATATGGTTCCAGAATTATATAGAGATGGAGTTTTAATAACTGGAGATGCTGCTGGTTTCTGCATTAACCTAGGTTTTACAGTTCGTGGAATGGATTTTGCTATTGAATCTGGTCGGCTTGCTGCTGAAGCAGTTATCAAAGCACATGAAATTGGAGATTTTAGTGCAGCTACATTATCTTATTATAAAAAATTGATTGATAGTAGTTTTATCATGGAAGACTTAAATCAATATAAGGGATTCCCTACTTTACTTGGAAGAAGAGAAATTTTTGAAGGTCTTCCTGCAATGGTTGATGATATTGCTACAAAAGCATTTACAGTTGATGGAAAGCAAGGGCAAAGTTTGATGATGTATGTTATTCACTCTGTGGCAGAACATACAACAGCAGCAAAACTTGTAGATTTTGTTACCACAGTATTGGAGGCGTTTTAA
- a CDS encoding ubiquinone/menaquinone biosynthesis methyltransferase, translating to MNKEQKSKFVHEVFENIHTQYDRTNNKISFGLQKNWKQELVDKIVEEIPKNADFLDVCCGTGDISIWLAEKRKDLNIIGVDFSSAMLNEAVKKSKNLDIVWKEADALCLPFKDSSFSAVAISFGLRNTVDYEKVLKEMIRVVKKGGFIYCLDSFVPDCLWIQPFYKIYFKYIMPLFGGGKKYYKEYVWLYESTQQFLKRKELILLYEKLGLKEIKHCSKMFGVCVMVQGKK from the coding sequence ATGAATAAAGAGCAAAAATCAAAATTTGTCCATGAAGTATTTGAAAATATACATACTCAATATGATAGAACAAATAATAAAATTAGTTTTGGCTTGCAAAAGAACTGGAAACAGGAATTAGTTGATAAAATTGTTGAAGAAATTCCTAAAAATGCTGATTTTTTAGATGTATGCTGTGGTACAGGGGATATCTCTATTTGGCTGGCAGAAAAAAGAAAAGATTTGAATATTATTGGAGTAGATTTTTCTTCTGCAATGTTAAATGAAGCAGTAAAAAAAAGTAAAAATTTAGATATTGTCTGGAAAGAAGCAGATGCATTATGCTTACCATTTAAAGATTCTAGTTTTTCAGCTGTTGCTATTTCTTTTGGTTTAAGAAATACTGTAGATTATGAAAAAGTTCTAAAAGAAATGATAAGAGTAGTAAAAAAAGGTGGCTTTATATATTGTCTAGATTCTTTTGTTCCAGATTGTTTATGGATACAACCTTTTTATAAAATATATTTTAAGTATATTATGCCATTATTTGGTGGTGGAAAAAAATATTATAAAGAATATGTTTGGTTATATGAATCAACACAACAATTTCTTAAAAGGAAAGAGTTAATTTTGCTATATGAAAAACTAGGATTAAAAGAAATTAAACACTGTAGCAAAATGTTTGGGGTTTGTGTAATGGTTCAAGGAAAAAAGTAG
- a CDS encoding prenyltransferase — protein MKNNQLTVKLAIQLASPHTWIASIGPVLFGILFCKLERYPLSFWKSILLIFTCIFMQSSVNTFNDYMDYIKGNDSEKDYVEESDAVLIYNSINPKQALILGIIHLILGAVLGIIACIQSGFLPLGIGCIGGIVVLLYSGGPFPISYLPIGEIISGFVMGILIPLGVAAVSDGKLHNEIFLYALPLMIGIALIMMTNNGCDIEKDLRAKRHTLAVLLGRKNTKNLYHILIVIWLLGTSALSVHLLGTIGYITPVLILLLGYRCFKFLMQSELLTHKRIEQMKNIVKANIIVNIAYFIAILTKIIMEMM, from the coding sequence TTGAAAAATAATCAACTCACCGTAAAATTAGCCATCCAATTGGCATCTCCTCATACTTGGATTGCTTCAATTGGGCCAGTTCTTTTTGGAATATTGTTCTGTAAGTTAGAAAGATACCCTTTAAGTTTTTGGAAAAGTATTTTATTGATTTTTACTTGTATTTTTATGCAATCCTCTGTCAACACTTTTAATGATTATATGGATTATATCAAGGGGAATGACAGTGAAAAAGATTATGTAGAAGAAAGTGATGCAGTTTTAATCTATAACTCTATTAATCCTAAACAGGCTCTTATTCTTGGAATTATCCATTTAATCTTAGGTGCTGTATTAGGAATAATTGCTTGCATACAAAGTGGATTTTTACCATTAGGAATAGGATGTATTGGAGGAATTGTTGTTCTTCTGTATTCAGGAGGTCCATTTCCAATTTCCTATCTTCCAATAGGAGAAATTATTTCAGGTTTTGTAATGGGAATTCTAATTCCTTTAGGAGTGGCTGCAGTTTCTGATGGGAAATTACATAATGAAATTTTTCTGTATGCTCTTCCATTGATGATAGGAATTGCATTGATTATGATGACTAATAATGGATGTGATATTGAAAAAGATTTACGAGCTAAACGACATACTTTGGCAGTTCTTCTTGGAAGAAAAAATACAAAAAATCTTTATCATATCTTAATTGTAATATGGTTATTAGGAACAAGTGCTCTATCTGTTCATCTATTGGGAACAATAGGTTATATCACTCCTGTACTTATCTTATTATTGGGATACAGATGTTTTAAATTTCTTATGCAGTCTGAGTTGTTAACTCACAAAAGAATAGAGCAAATGAAAAATATTGTAAAAGCAAATATCATTGTAAATATAGCTTATTTTATTGCTATTTTAACAAAAATAATTATGGAAATGATGTAA
- a CDS encoding polyprenyl synthetase family protein, giving the protein MIEILLKEWIERVKYYIYLIADYSIKESQVGAVLDDVLNLSGKMLRSKLLLLCAFLGSNWKNNKEKICKLAAMVELTHLASLIHDDIVDDSPYRRGKVSVQGKYGKDAAVFAGDFLIARIFYYGAVENLNEAVSILSKTVEYMCIGEIEQDLCRYQEDISEKKYFENIERKTAALFQAASYIGAKEAGCSEEIIQKLELFVKNLGLMFQLKDDILDFTSNSKELGKETHKDFQNGIYTFPVIMTLKNLKAKEVLLPIMRKNKEEKLSLAEILQLQNYIIQFGGIEASYEKIKYLSNINRQLIKELGQNSKITVYLEKILNDLEVEN; this is encoded by the coding sequence TTGATAGAAATATTACTGAAAGAGTGGATAGAACGGGTAAAATATTACATTTATTTAATTGCAGACTATTCCATAAAAGAAAGTCAAGTTGGAGCTGTTTTAGATGATGTTCTCAATTTATCAGGAAAGATGCTTCGCTCAAAACTTTTGTTGCTATGTGCATTTTTAGGTTCAAATTGGAAAAACAATAAAGAAAAAATTTGTAAATTAGCTGCAATGGTAGAGCTTACTCATCTTGCTTCTCTGATACATGATGACATCGTGGATGATTCTCCTTACAGAAGAGGAAAAGTATCTGTACAAGGAAAATATGGAAAAGATGCAGCTGTATTTGCAGGAGATTTCCTGATAGCTAGAATCTTTTACTATGGAGCTGTGGAGAATTTGAATGAAGCTGTTTCTATTTTATCAAAAACTGTGGAATATATGTGTATAGGTGAGATAGAACAGGACCTTTGTCGTTATCAGGAAGATATAAGTGAAAAAAAATATTTTGAAAATATTGAAAGAAAAACAGCTGCACTTTTTCAAGCAGCTTCTTATATAGGTGCTAAAGAAGCTGGTTGTTCAGAAGAAATTATTCAAAAATTAGAATTATTTGTAAAAAACTTAGGGTTGATGTTTCAATTAAAAGATGATATTTTGGATTTTACTTCTAATTCAAAAGAGTTAGGTAAGGAAACTCACAAAGATTTTCAAAATGGAATCTATACTTTTCCAGTGATTATGACATTAAAAAATCTAAAAGCTAAAGAAGTTTTATTGCCTATTATGAGAAAAAATAAAGAAGAAAAATTATCTCTTGCAGAAATTCTCCAATTACAAAATTATATCATTCAATTTGGTGGGATAGAAGCAAGCTATGAAAAAATTAAATATCTTTCTAACATTAACAGACAACTAATAAAAGAATTGGGGCAAAATTCAAAAATAACTGTTTATTTAGAAAAAATATTGAATGATTTGGAGGTAGAAAATTGA
- the ldhH gene encoding L-lactate dehydrogenase (quinone) large subunit LdhH has translation MASEDLKKEIHFALENATLGRTLGNFCKTYPARREKSYAGVDFEKTREKIAEVKSYAAEHIDEMITEFTTNCEARGGHVYHAKSTEDAMEWIRKLVKEKGVKTIVKSKSMASEEIKMNHVLADDGVLVQETDLGEFIIALEGNTPVHMVMPALHLNKEQVADLFTDYTKVKNNPIISEEVKTARRVMRDKFTHADMGVSGANVAVAETGTVFTMTNEGNGRMVGTLPPIHLYVFGIEKFVKSLSDARHIFKALPRNGTAQRITSYISMYTGACEVTTDKETDEKCKKDFYCVILDDPGRREILAEPDFREIFNCIRCGACLDVCPAFALVGGHVYGSNVYTGGIGTMLTHFLVSEERAAKIQNICLQCGRCNEVCGGGLHISDMIMKLREKNMKEKPDALKKFALDAVSDRKLFHSMLRIASVAQGMFTKGEPMIRHLPMFLSGMTKGRSFPAIAQVPLRDFFHTIKQDVKNPKGTVAIFAGCLLDFVYTDLARAVVADMNSIGYKVEMPLGQACCGCPATNMGDTENAKKEAEINIKGMEAEKYDYIVSACPSCTHQLHLYPTFFEEGTEMHKRAKELADKAYDFCKLFYELGGMAETGDGKPIKITYHDSCHLKRSLRVSKEQRELLKNTKGVEFVEMNDCDNCCGFGGSYSLLYPEISAPILEKKIQNIKESGADVVALDCPGCLMQIKGGLDARGIDDIKVKHTAEIIAEKRGLI, from the coding sequence ATGGCTAGTGAAGATTTAAAAAAGGAGATACACTTTGCATTAGAAAATGCTACACTTGGAAGAACACTTGGAAATTTTTGTAAAACTTACCCTGCTAGGAGAGAAAAATCTTATGCTGGGGTTGATTTTGAAAAAACTAGAGAAAAAATTGCAGAAGTAAAATCTTATGCAGCAGAACATATTGATGAAATGATAACAGAATTTACAACTAATTGTGAAGCAAGAGGTGGACATGTTTATCATGCTAAAAGTACAGAAGATGCAATGGAATGGATTCGTAAACTGGTAAAAGAAAAAGGAGTAAAGACAATTGTAAAATCAAAATCTATGGCTTCTGAAGAAATTAAGATGAATCATGTACTTGCAGATGATGGAGTTTTAGTTCAAGAAACAGACCTTGGAGAATTTATAATTGCTTTGGAAGGAAATACCCCTGTGCATATGGTTATGCCAGCACTACATTTGAACAAAGAACAAGTAGCTGATCTTTTTACTGATTACACAAAAGTAAAAAATAACCCTATCATTTCAGAAGAAGTAAAAACAGCTAGAAGAGTAATGAGAGATAAATTTACTCATGCAGATATGGGAGTTTCAGGGGCAAATGTGGCAGTTGCAGAAACAGGAACTGTATTCACAATGACAAATGAAGGAAATGGGCGTATGGTAGGAACTTTACCTCCAATTCATTTATATGTTTTTGGAATTGAAAAATTTGTAAAATCTTTGTCTGATGCTCGTCATATTTTTAAGGCTCTACCTAGAAATGGAACAGCTCAAAGAATTACATCATATATCTCTATGTATACTGGAGCTTGTGAAGTAACAACTGACAAAGAAACAGATGAAAAATGTAAAAAAGATTTTTATTGTGTTATTTTAGATGATCCTGGTCGTAGAGAAATTTTGGCAGAACCAGATTTCCGTGAAATATTTAATTGTATTAGATGTGGAGCTTGTTTGGATGTTTGTCCTGCATTTGCCTTAGTAGGAGGACATGTATATGGTTCTAATGTTTATACAGGTGGAATTGGAACAATGCTAACTCACTTTTTAGTATCAGAAGAAAGAGCTGCTAAAATTCAAAATATCTGTCTACAATGTGGAAGATGTAATGAAGTTTGTGGTGGAGGCTTACATATCTCTGATATGATTATGAAATTGCGTGAAAAGAATATGAAAGAAAAGCCAGATGCCTTAAAGAAATTTGCATTAGATGCTGTATCAGATCGTAAATTATTCCATTCTATGCTTCGTATTGCTTCTGTTGCACAAGGAATGTTTACAAAGGGAGAACCTATGATCCGTCATCTACCAATGTTTTTATCTGGAATGACAAAAGGTAGAAGTTTCCCAGCAATTGCACAAGTACCTTTAAGAGATTTTTTCCATACAATAAAACAAGATGTAAAAAATCCAAAAGGAACAGTGGCTATTTTTGCAGGTTGCCTATTAGATTTTGTCTATACAGATCTTGCAAGAGCAGTGGTAGCAGATATGAATTCTATTGGATATAAAGTAGAAATGCCATTAGGACAAGCTTGTTGTGGATGTCCAGCAACAAACATGGGAGATACTGAAAATGCTAAAAAAGAAGCTGAAATCAATATCAAAGGAATGGAAGCTGAAAAATATGATTACATTGTAAGTGCTTGCCCATCTTGTACACACCAATTACATCTGTACCCAACTTTCTTTGAAGAAGGAACAGAAATGCACAAGAGAGCAAAAGAATTAGCAGATAAAGCTTATGATTTTTGTAAATTATTCTATGAACTTGGAGGAATGGCAGAAACTGGAGATGGAAAACCAATAAAGATTACTTATCATGATTCTTGCCATTTAAAGAGAAGTTTAAGAGTATCAAAAGAACAAAGAGAGTTACTAAAAAATACTAAAGGTGTTGAATTTGTAGAAATGAATGACTGTGACAATTGTTGTGGCTTTGGAGGTTCTTACAGTTTATTATATCCTGAAATTTCTGCTCCTATTTTGGAAAAGAAAATTCAAAATATTAAAGAATCAGGTGCAGATGTTGTAGCTTTAGATTGTCCTGGATGCTTAATGCAAATCAAAGGTGGATTGGATGCTCGTGGAATTGATGATATAAAGGTAAAACATACAGCTGAAATTATTGCAGAGAAAAGGGGACTAATTTAA
- a CDS encoding LutC/YkgG family protein, with the protein MKSITDDLYESFKKNLESVNGNCMRTPKAELGKVITELFKEHNVDSISLFESPMLKEAGVVSSLQQNGITVHTDHIRLHAETDKGGLSEAQHGIAELGTIVQEQDDADGRMVATMSEYYIGVVKGSTIVPSYDDMFDILSGMKKIPNFVGFITGPSRTADIECVGTVGVHGPIEVSIVIVDDE; encoded by the coding sequence ATGAAGAGTATTACAGATGACTTGTATGAGAGCTTCAAAAAAAACTTGGAAAGTGTAAATGGAAACTGTATGCGTACGCCAAAAGCAGAACTTGGAAAGGTAATTACAGAATTGTTTAAAGAGCACAATGTTGATTCAATATCTTTATTTGAATCTCCTATGTTAAAGGAAGCAGGAGTTGTTTCCTCTCTTCAACAAAATGGAATTACTGTACACACAGATCATATTCGCCTTCATGCAGAAACCGATAAGGGAGGACTGTCAGAAGCACAACATGGAATTGCAGAACTTGGTACAATAGTACAAGAACAAGATGATGCTGATGGAAGAATGGTAGCTACAATGTCTGAATATTATATAGGAGTAGTAAAAGGTTCTACTATTGTTCCCTCTTATGATGATATGTTTGATATTTTAAGTGGAATGAAAAAAATTCCTAACTTTGTTGGTTTCATAACTGGTCCAAGCCGTACAGCAGATATTGAATGTGTGGGAACTGTTGGTGTTCACGGTCCAATTGAAGTATCTATTGTAATTGTAGATGATGAATAG